The DNA region AGCTCGGCATCCAATCGCTCAGCATCGCCAACCAGAACAGCCAGCTCATCCTCAAGCTGTTCGGCGGGTGAACCCAGCGCTCGAGGTGGCGGCGGCGCTCTCTGGGCCGCCCTACCGGGCCGCGTTTTTGAGCCGCATTCTTTGACCGCATTCCTGGGCCGCACTCTTGGGCCGCATTCCACGAGGGATGTGGCCTTTGCGTTGCAACCTTCGCGCAAGCTTACCAGCGAAGATTCAGCGCGCGGCGCATGAGGCGCCCACGGCAAGGGGTTGCCAATACCGACCCGCGACGGGCGAAAACCGGCCTCCCTCCGAGATGTCAACAATCCCAGGGGCATTGTCTCAATGAGCAGCATACTGACCAACCAGTCGGCGATGACGGCGCTGCAGGCGCTCTCGCAGACGCAGAAGTCACTCACCCAGACCCAGACCCAGATCTCGACCGGATTGCGGGTGGCGAGCGCAGTGGACAACGCCGCCTATTGGTCGATCGCCACCACCATGCGTTCGGACAATGACGCACTCTCCTCGGTGCATGATTCGCTGAATCTCGGCGGCTCGACGGTCGGCGTGGCGACAGCCGCCATGAACTCGACGATCAGCGTCATGGACAAGATCAAGTCCGACCTCGTCACCGCGGCCGAGCCCGGCGTCGATCGCAGCAAGATCCAGACCGATATCACCGCCCTGCAGGGCCAGCTGCTGAGCATCGCCAATTCGGCCTCCTTCAACGGCGAGAACTGGCTCGCGGTGAATTCGGGCGCGCCCGGCTACAACGCCAATAAGAGCGTCGTCGCTTCCTTCTCGCGCGACACGACGGGGGCGATCAGCATCGGCACCATCAACATCGATACCTCGCAGACCAAGCTCTACGATTCCAACAACCAGTCGGGCATCCTCGACACGGTGAACGGCACCACCAATATGAGTGTCGCGACGCTCAACGTTGCGGGCCTGACCGATTCGGCTGCCGATCAGGCGACCCTTCTGCAGCTTACGACGCAGGTCGACACGGCCATCCAGTCGATCACCACGGCGGCCTCCACGCTCGGCGCCACTCAGACCCGCATCAACCTGCCGATCACCTTCGTCTCGAACCTGTCGGACGCCATCACCAGCGGCATCGGCTCGCTCGTCGATGCGGATATGAACCAGGCCTCGACCAAGCTGCAGGCGCTGCAGACACAGCAGCAGCTCGGCATCCAGTCGCTCGGCATCGCCAACCAGAACAGCCAGCTCATCCTCAAGCTGTTCGGCTGACGCGTCATCCCGAAAAGCTCAAGCGAGCCTTTCGGGCACGTTGATGCGTCCAACTCAGGCGGGAGATCGCGGCCGCACCGTCCGCTCGAGGCGGGATGGAGGCGGGGCAAAAGGCCCCGCTCTGCCGCATCGTCTCGATGCAGGGGGCGCTCCGCCAGGAGAGCGGCCTGCTCCGTTGCAATCCCCGCGCAAGCTTGTTGGCCGAAAGTCGGCTCACGACGCGCGCCGCGACCACCGCAGAGGCAGTGAATGACCGTTCGAGAACAGCTGGAGCGTTTGATATCCAGCTTGGCGAAGCTCGGAGGCCGCAGGCTGGCTATCCTCGGGATCGTCGGGCTTGCCATATTCGCCGTCACGGGTTTTGCCGGATATTATCTCAGCCGTCCCTCGCTCGAAGTGCTGTACGCCGGCCTCGATCGCCAGGACGTCAGCCGCATCGGCTCGGCGCTGCGTGAGGCCGGACTGTCCTTCGACGTCAATTCGGACGGCAACACGGTCCTCGTGCCTTATGGGCAGACGGCGCAAGCGCGCATGCTGCTCGCCGAGAAGGGCCTGCCGCACAGCGCCAATGCCGGCTACGAGTTGTTCGACAAGCTGGGCTCGCTCGGCCTTACCTCCTTTATGCAGGAGGTGACGCGGGTGCGTGCGCTCGAGGGCGAATTGGCGCGCACCATCCAGACCATGCGCGGCGTCAAGGCGGCGCGCGTCCATATCGTCTTGCCCGATGAAGGCTCGTTCCGGCGCAACCGGGAGCCAGCCTCGGCATCGGTCGTGATCCGCACCGAATCCCCGAACGATACGAGCTCGGCGCAAGCCATCCGCCACATGGTTTCGGCGGCCGTGCCCGGCATGGCGCTCGAGGGCGTGACCGTCCTCAATACCGACGGCGTGATGCTGGCTTCGGGCAGCGACATGGCCGACACGGCGCCGGCCGGCATGCTCACCCTCGAAAAGAGCGTGTCGCAGGACATCCAGGACAGGATCCGCAAGACGCTGACGCCCTATCTGTCGGCGCGCAATTTTCAGATCAGCGTGGCGACGCGGCTCAACACCGACAAGAAGCAGACCAACGAGACGATCTTCTATCCCGAATCGCGGGTCGAGCGCTCGGTCCGGGTCGTCAAGGAAACGCAGGTCTCGCAGAATTCGAGCACGCAGGCCCCGACCTCGGTCGAGCGCAATCTGCCGCAAGACAAGAATCAATCGACCAATGACGGCAAGCAGTCGAACGAAGACAATCAGAAGCGCGAAGAGCTGACCAATTACGAATTGTCCTCGAAGACCGTCTCGACCGCCAGCGCCGGCTTCACGGTCGACAATCTGTCGGTTGCGGTGTTGCTCAATCGCGCCAGCCTCGTGGCCTCGCTCGGCGGCGACAAGGCGACGCCCGAGGCTGTCGAGAAGCAGCTCGCCGACATCGAGCAGCTGATTTCCTCGGCGGCCGGCCTGCGCAAGGATCACGGCGACACGATCAAGATCGCGGCCGTCGATTTCGCCGATACCGGAAACGATCTCGAGCCCGTGCCGCCGCCGAGCTACTGGGAGCTGGCGATGCGCCAGTCGGGCACCTTCGTCAGCGCCGGGACCGTGCTGGCCGTGGCGCTGCTCCTGATCTGGTTCGGCATCAGGCCGGCCACGCGCGCCCTGATCGCCGCACCGTCGCCCACGATGATGGACAATCCGCTCATCCAAGCGGGGATGATGCCCGGTCTCGACCCGATGGCGCTCTATCCCGACGAGGGGCCGGGCTCGGGCTCGCAGCTCATGGCCATGGGCGACGCCAACCTGATCGAAGACCTGACCAACAAGGCACGGCGCTCCCCGCAGAAACGGCTCGAGCAGATCGTCCAGTTCGATGAGGACCAGGCGACCGCCATTCTCAAGCAATGGATCCATCAGGGAGAGCGGGCGTGACGGTCATCCCGATCGCTCAGTATCTGGCCCAATTCGGTGCCGAGGGCGGCTTCGGCGCCAAGGGTCTGCACCACGAGGACACTCCTGTCCTGCACAGCCTTGATCCGAAGGATGCCGAGGAGCTGGCCCGCAAGCTCGAAGAGGCGACGGCCCAGGGGCGCGAAGAGGGGCGTGCAATCGCGGCGGCGGCTTTCGAGGGCGATCTCGCCGATGAGCGGGCCCAGCTCGAAGGGCGCATCGCCTCGGCGCGCCAGGCCTGGCTCGCCGAGGAGGGGGAGCGCCTGGGCGCCGCGCTCGGCGTCGCCGTCTCGCAATTGCAGACGGAGATGGCCGACAGCGTCGCGCGCATCCTCAAGCCCTTTCTCGCCTTCGCGTTGCGCGAGCAGATGCTCGTCTCCTTGTCGGAGACCATGAAGGGCCTGCTGACCGAGGAGAAGGCGTTCCTCAAGGTCAGCGGCCCCGAGGATCTCCTGGATGCATTGCGCGACAGGCTCGGACCGGGCGAGGCTTCCATCGCATATGAGGTGGCGGCAGGCGTCGAGGTCAGCGTCGTCGCCGACCACACCGTCATCGAGTCACGGCTGCAGGCCTGGATCGACCGCTTCAACCAGGCAGCGGATTGAGGCGCGACATGGCGGAACCGGAAGTCCACGAACTCGTCATCATCAAGCACCGTCGCGATCACGACGAGGATGTGCATCACGGCGGGGTATGGAAGATCGCCTATGCGGATTTCATGACCGCCATGATGGCCTTCTTCCTGGTGCTGTGGCTGCTCAACTCCACCAACAAGGAAGCCAGGATCTCGATCCTCAACTACTTCAATCCGATGAAGCTCGCCGATGCGAGCATGACCCGCAAGGGGATCGCCGATCAGAAGAAGTCCCAGCCCGCCGGCGCGCCCGATGTCGACAGGAAATCTCAGTCCGAGAACCAGAGCGACAAGCCGGGAGATCTCGCGCTCTTCGCCCCTTCGATTGCCTCTGACGACAAGGTCCCCTTGCCGGCGAACGAGCTGAAGCAGGCCGAGAAGGCGAAGGCGTCGGCCGCAGGCAAGGAGCAGGATGGCGCCTCCTCGGCCAATCTGAAGTCG from Rhizobiales bacterium GAS188 includes:
- a CDS encoding flagellar M-ring protein FliF; translated protein: MTVREQLERLISSLAKLGGRRLAILGIVGLAIFAVTGFAGYYLSRPSLEVLYAGLDRQDVSRIGSALREAGLSFDVNSDGNTVLVPYGQTAQARMLLAEKGLPHSANAGYELFDKLGSLGLTSFMQEVTRVRALEGELARTIQTMRGVKAARVHIVLPDEGSFRRNREPASASVVIRTESPNDTSSAQAIRHMVSAAVPGMALEGVTVLNTDGVMLASGSDMADTAPAGMLTLEKSVSQDIQDRIRKTLTPYLSARNFQISVATRLNTDKKQTNETIFYPESRVERSVRVVKETQVSQNSSTQAPTSVERNLPQDKNQSTNDGKQSNEDNQKREELTNYELSSKTVSTASAGFTVDNLSVAVLLNRASLVASLGGDKATPEAVEKQLADIEQLISSAAGLRKDHGDTIKIAAVDFADTGNDLEPVPPPSYWELAMRQSGTFVSAGTVLAVALLLIWFGIRPATRALIAAPSPTMMDNPLIQAGMMPGLDPMALYPDEGPGSGSQLMAMGDANLIEDLTNKARRSPQKRLEQIVQFDEDQATAILKQWIHQGERA
- a CDS encoding flagellin; protein product: MSSILTNQSAMTALQALSQTQKSLTQTQTQISTGLRVASAVDNAAYWSIATTMRSDNDALSSVHDSLNLGGSTVGVATAAMNSTISVMDKIKSDLVTAAEPGVDRSKIQTDITALQGQLLSIANSASFNGENWLAVNSGAPGYNANKSVVASFSRDTTGAISIGTINIDTSQTKLYDSNNQSGILDTVNGTTNMSVATLNVAGLTDSAADQATLLQLTTQVDTAIQSITTAASTLGATQTRINLPITFVSNLSDAITSGIGSLVDADMNQASTKLQALQTQQQLGIQSLGIANQNSQLILKLFG